In a genomic window of Methanomicrobiales archaeon:
- a CDS encoding PAS domain-containing protein translates to AMELVDMPPEQDIHQYIADRLSELIPRTLIQVVSHDEVQQQFAVQAIRDREIRDALTQILGIDPVGLAYPMTDIFSHPSGGGALTIRDWGMRKYTFWPEIGPEGMSLYEICFRQIPEELCDEICRTLPIGKAYFVFLVWGEQLFGNVGIFLPPDRELEDTQVVESFLRQASIALARRQTAERLRRSERRFTEVMDASPVPAALLDPGGRHLYLNRAFTERFGYTLADIPTGRDWFEKAFPDPDRRQEAIAVWKADLGQASTGPLPPRTCRVRCRDGAEKTVHCHPVRLSDGNQYVTYDEIAAEAIH, encoded by the coding sequence CGCGATGGAACTGGTGGACATGCCCCCCGAGCAGGATATCCACCAGTATATCGCCGATCGGCTCTCCGAACTTATCCCCAGGACACTCATCCAGGTTGTATCCCACGATGAAGTCCAGCAGCAGTTCGCCGTACAGGCAATCCGTGACAGGGAAATTCGAGATGCATTGACGCAGATACTGGGGATAGATCCGGTTGGATTGGCGTATCCGATGACGGATATCTTCTCGCATCCCTCCGGGGGAGGAGCCCTGACCATACGGGATTGGGGCATGCGGAAGTACACTTTCTGGCCGGAGATCGGGCCGGAGGGGATGTCGCTCTACGAGATCTGTTTCCGGCAGATCCCCGAGGAGCTCTGCGACGAGATCTGCCGCACGCTTCCTATCGGAAAGGCTTACTTCGTCTTTCTGGTCTGGGGCGAGCAGCTCTTCGGCAACGTCGGGATCTTCCTGCCGCCGGATCGGGAGCTCGAGGATACACAGGTGGTCGAGTCTTTCCTGCGGCAGGCCTCGATAGCCCTCGCCCGGCGGCAGACTGCGGAGCGGCTCCGCCGCAGCGAGCGGCGGTTCACCGAGGTGATGGATGCGTCCCCGGTCCCGGCGGCCCTGCTCGATCCCGGGGGGCGGCACCTCTACCTCAACCGGGCGTTCACCGAGCGCTTCGGGTACACGCTCGCGGATATCCCCACGGGCCGGGACTGGTTCGAGAAGGCCTTCCCGGATCCCGACCGCCGCCAGGAGGCGATCGCCGTCTGGAAGGCGGACCTGGGGCAGGCGAGCACGGGACCGCTGCCGCCCCGCACCTGTCGGGTGCGGTGCAGGGACGGCGCGGAAAAGACGGTTCATTGCCACCCGGTCCGGCTCTCCGATGGAAACCAGTACGTCACGTACGACGAGATCGCCGCTGAAGCAATCCACTGA
- a CDS encoding PAS domain-containing protein, whose amino-acid sequence MEGVLQKSEGKYRKLFEEDLTGDSITTPDGRILACNPAFVNLFGFPP is encoded by the coding sequence ATGGAGGGGGTTCTGCAGAAGAGCGAAGGGAAGTACCGGAAGCTCTTTGAGGAGGATCTAACCGGGGACTCCATCACCACACCGGATGGGCGGATCCTCGCCTGCAACCCGGCGTTCGTGAATTTATTCGGGTTTCCTCCATAG
- a CDS encoding histidine kinase dimerization/phospho-acceptor domain-containing protein yields MERFAHVSSHGLQEPVRMVTSYARMLARRNRGELDSDADESPGCIEQRGKRMHELINGLLEYSRIATRQQPPGRRIPGQSWGRT; encoded by the coding sequence CTGGAGCGGTTCGCCCACGTCTCCAGCCACGGCCTCCAGGAACCCGTGCGGATGGTCACCAGTTATGCCCGGATGCTTGCGCGCCGGAACAGAGGAGAGCTCGACAGCGATGCCGATGAGTCCCCGGGATGCATCGAGCAGAGGGGAAAGCGGATGCACGAACTCATCAACGGTCTGCTGGAGTACTCCCGCATCGCCACCCGCCAGCAGCCCCCGGGCCGACGGATACCGGGCCAGTCCTGGGGGAGGACCTGA